A genomic region of Metopolophium dirhodum isolate CAU chromosome 1, ASM1992520v1, whole genome shotgun sequence contains the following coding sequences:
- the LOC132933510 gene encoding uncharacterized protein LOC132933510: MDEYCTEYDLMIHSNKKVEKPSNKRNSSSDIELIDENQSIIDSKSSLPTRKQRLIDYLTTTHTPDKNITSNYKLHKFSSVNLINFVPKIDDYNKPVKVKSQWTRTSQMELALENSTNKNTLPVNNLAKSEKINEIFTMDLSPSNSIINQINEHTDDTRKTDKKTDANSNCESHCGVVVDKFNDDSVPVKRKRGRPKKRSNNITDNTSVISNIGNQDPVKTNSIADMEPKNTDEPKVIKRGRGRPRKNELTSTTIQIPPIVSNSAPAKKRKRTKQGSAVLKKPCATKLNNDEFENDEIIDSELHKLGPGQPVKLSSSEVIKSLTKKLNKNFLSYDTTEVNENIPESGERSFSPIMLFPGDGNDFKCITISRFNDTVKSPQFTSEGCDTSTDQENTTCINFLEGCDNSNVQENTLTVNFLEERDNSNVQENTKSINFLERFDNTNVQKKTSVNFLEECDKSNVQEKTTSINFLEGCDKSILQEKTSSVNFLEGCDKLNVQDKIDCVSGTRIKINEILSESEQDVFSELEKVDWNLAPRRIRSNSVNESTKIKYRRNSLTDNFVYNSPKKSKKSMFEDLKSLKSWKSVSYLERGPNIQVERIIQNDLAKKFRSKLKRSRSFPNCLFLDTVIWRFLVQECEYECDSEENYESSSDLNADSNSDSDGCENSKPTQQYEQPEEKTNYMSGNLDNLNMLCSTNDLPSFQIPPNISDLENSESDPEDLRGSDRYECHFLENSEPSNISDLKNSESDQEEFEGKIRRSKRLNTKFKATDMLEEEYLLSSENSKIDSLLLADEIRKDNEIHLAEARANDPELDKKLKKLNFTLITNNLFRPHRRKMGEYTPAEAQELRRLKPRIIINSDTYKCHCKYTRKDWIEKKPGCATECLNRLLNIECGKACVLKSLCTNKQFQNKQFKRTKVIKTADKGYGVFALEDIPSGTFVDEYMGEVIDQCEMIIRMKKTLYKNNNYMVQLKHDEIIDATRKGNITRFINHSCEPNCVAEKWNVLGESRMGFFSKELIRKGEEITFDYSFEIFGDAAQQKCYCGTPKCRGFISKKSRTGDDQSSCSEDNDEHEDDNVSLIVIPDACLEKKRKAIKKISNKDRKRLRQLDQQLTDISKLKNKNRSDLESSTLNLNKLMVHITDSMSRSHILKFIRDNDLNCKRLFMNFNGLNIIHSWMTSNNNKRLKLEIVETLSDLPISNRNTITKSKVLDIVSQWANIPLNIKEMIENLEYPISQIKEHEQEIDKLLPDVKNISPLVKAARILWKKWIVLKIVFKIPKLDRPKEVNIPDDVIQPPVLFSQTQTNSVPYHFGNPAVPNQPSKISYVQSQGNGQTNSVDSLSKIINHQKINRDKNKTVLEWKKQCNHQPFKKNKVISPAMVNYSINSVLNPKQSSTSTFKTKIIHQDIPTIGSRTLSKNLKWSDITEDNSMVYELPTDSSEKINSTNILSIEVIETEPIEYYPIEQILTINQTWNLPPPTIVDLCNGSTLHSILKTVPPCLPNDFISNTSDETRQSLFSYDITAWCVMRPQNVMYDAQHPSIQEQLAFLPMDITLKKSTKTQLNIPNTNVEKTESNKKYKVVQPLDEDMHKKYKVVQPLEEDMHKKYKVVQPLEEDMRKKLFKQCEENVQQLIDKGILNVSKTARQNYVDQSPIKILQSFFNKKPVKSSNVAPENKPNQYILPNLIKRIKVISNCYRNQPSKIIEINNLVKSNSQKSKNDIFRIKDDQKTVITDTTSAALMLHNEQLSTVPETLNLNKMFNNKSLKLNTTNIFAFKILNGLVKHNSSMPQNFILQLPSDTKIITHNPSYELELHYKLFPSVENILCAELKRGAGKDIIKVYKQKIVMKYDETKAPESDNLDLILKENNVLSGNSIKIPQVKKQLKRKMPLPPLHNIKNKKISKSRNQATIINKTNDNTVFKKPMPPVINKNSSQRINTSVTSQVQELSSIALINTNANEFRQKPSTSSQIILSTASLKLDLNDFRLEPSTSGCVKPDIGPSKINLNEVSEEPSNELITNITTLKTNANEIRQKPLMKCLPFNKVDSILITELEQNAKLLASTLAMDSTYVLPSTEANSELIDPIVQNFKNSISQKKSMIRANLVDDPIVRDYIQRTQSKSVDTNRKCKLPESMMSLPVEVLNLVPDNQREIKYVIDFYHAMATVIVKVLDLYVKKSCKQGRIKNDDDFKYLAKKLNSNILFKELQVKKVEDLRISDSVKQKVEQYIKKYMLKYGKLYRRKSTDQ; this comes from the exons ATGGATGAATATTGCACAGAATATGATTTAATGATACACAGTAACAAGAAAGTTGAAAAACCATCAAACAAAAGAAATTCATCTTCTGATATAGAATTGATAGATGAAAACCAATCTATTATTGATTCTAAATCAAGTCTACCAACTAGAAAACAAAgacttattgattatttaactaCAACTCACACACCTGATAAAAACATaacttcaaattataaattacacaaattttcttctgttaatttaattaattttgtaccaaAAATTGATGATTATAACAAACCAGTGAAAGTTAAATCCCAATGGACCCGTACAAGTCAAATGGAGTTAGCATTAGAAAATTCTACTAATAAGAATACTCTACCTGTAAACAATTTAGCTAAATCTGAAAAAATCAATGAGATATTTACAATGGACCTTTCACCttcaaatagtataattaatcaaatcaaTGAACATACAGATGACACTAGAAAAACCGATAAAAAAACTGATGCTAATTCTAACTGTGAAAGCCATTGTGGTGTTGTTGTAGACAAATTCAATGATGATTCTGTACCAGTAAAAAGAAAAAGGGGTAGACCCAAAAAaagaagtaataatattactgataATACATCAGTAATTTCAAATATTGGTAATCAAGATCCagttaaaacaaattcaattgCTGATATGGAACCTAAAAATACTGATGAACCAAAAGTTATAAAAAGAGGTCGAGGCAGACCgagaaaaaatgaattaacaTCAACTACTATTCAAATACCACCAATTGTGTCAAATTCAGCTCCAGcaaaaaaacgaaaaagaaCAAAACAAGGTTCTGCTGTTTTAAAGAAGCCATGTgcaacaaaattaaacaatgaTGAATTTGAAAATGATGAAATTATTGATTCAGAATTGCACAAATTAGGTCCAGGACAGCCTGTAAAGTTGTCTTCTAGTGAAGTAATAAAAtctttaactaaaaaattaaataaaaattttttgagTTATGATACAACAGAAGTAAATGAGAACATTCCTGAATCTGGTGAGAGATCGTTTTCACCAATCATGTTATTTCCAGGCGATGGTAATGATTTTAAGTGTATAACTATTTCACGATTTAATGATACAGTAAAATCACCACAGTTTACTTCGGAAGGATGTGATACATCAACTGACCAAGAAAATACTACATGCATTAATTTTTTAGAAGGATGTGATAACTCAAATGTACAAGAAAACactttaactgttaattttttagaaGAACGTGATAACTCAAATGTACAAGAAAACACtaaatctattaattttttagaaagaTTTGATAAcacaaatgtacaaaaaaaaacatctgtTAATTTTTTAGAAGAATGTGATAAGTCAAATGTACAAGAAAAAACTAcatctattaattttttagaaggATGTGATAAGTCAATTTTACAAGAAAAAACTTCATCTGTTAATTTTTTAGAAGGATGTGATAAGTTAAATGTACAAGATAAAATTGATTGTGTTTCTGGTACAAGAATTAAAATCAATGAGATTTTAAGTGAAAGTGAACAAGATGTGTTCTCTGAACTTGAAAAAGTAGACTGGAATCTAGCACCTAGACGGATTAGATCAAACAGTGTTAATGAatctactaaaataaaatatcggagAAATTCTCTTACTGATAATTTTGTGTACAACTctccaaaaaaatcaaaaaaaagtatGTTTGAGGATTTGAAGTCACTGAAATCTTGGAAAAGTGTTTCTTATTTAGAACGCGGACCAAATATACAGGTTGAAAGAATAATACAAAATGACCTGGCTAAAAAATTTAGATCAAAGTTGAAACGTAGCAGAAGTTTTccaaactgtttatttttagatacaGTTATCTGGAGATTTCTAGTTCAAGAATGTGAATATGAATGTGATTCAGAAGAAAATTATGAGTCGTCATCAGATTTGAATGCAGATTCAAATTCAGATTCTGATGGATGTGAAAATAGTAAGCCCACACAGCAATATGAACAACCAGAAGAGAAAACCAACTATATGTCTGGaaatttagataatttaaatatgttgtgTTCTACTAATGATCTACCATCATTCCAAATACCTCCAAACATAAGCGATTTGGAAAATTCTGAAAGTGATCCGGAGGATCTCAGAGGTTCTGATAGATATGAATGCCATTTCCTTGAAAATAGTGAACCCTCAAACATAAGCGatttgaaaaattctgaaagCGATCAAGAGGAATTTGAAGGCAAGATTAGACGATCTAAGcgattaaatacaaaatttaaggCTACTGATATGTTAGAGgaagaatatttattatcatctgaaaattcaaaaattgactCTTTACTGTTAGCTGATGAAATTCGAAAAGACAACGAAATACATTTAGCAGAAGCTAGAGCAAATGACCCGGAGttggataaaaaattaaaaaaattgaactttactTTAATAACTAACAATTTGTTCAGGCCTCATAG gagAAAAATGGGTGAGTATACACCAGCAGAAGCACAAGAATTACGGAGACTAAAACCAag gataattATCAATTCTGATACTTATAAATGCCACTGTAAGTATACAAGAAAAGACTGGATTGAAAAAAAGCCTGGGTGTGCTACAGAGTGTTTAAATCgtttattgaatattgaatg tgGAAAAGCTTGTGTTTTGAAGTCTTTATGTACAAACAagcaatttcaaaataaacaattcaaaCGAACTAAAGTTATCAAAACTGCAGATAAAGGCTATGGTGTTTTTGCGCTTGAAGATATCCCAAG TGGAACATTTGTTGATGAATATATGGGAGAAGTTATTGATCAATGTGAAATGATAATCCgaatgaaaaaaacattgtataaaaataacaattatatggtACAATTGAAACATGATGAAATAATCGATGCTACGCGGAAAGGAAATATTACAAGATTCATAAACCACAGCTGTGAACCAAACTGTGTTGCAGAAAAA tgGAATGTGTTGGGTGAATCTCGAATGGGGTTTTTTAGCAAAGAGCTAATACGAAAAGGAGAAGAAATTACTTTTGACTacagttttgaaatatttgg agaTGCTGCACAGCAAAAGTGTTATTGTGGCACACCAAAATGTCGAGGATTTATAAGCAAAAAGTCTAGAACAGGAGATGATCAAAGCAGTTGTTCTGAGGATAATGATGAACATGAAGATGACAATGTGTCGTTAATAGTTATACCAGATGCATGTTTGGAGAAAAAAAGAAAAGCAATTAAGAAAATATCTAACAAGGATAGAAAACGTTTACGACAG cttGATCAACAGTTAACGGATatcagtaaattaaaaaataaaaaccgctCAGACTTGGAGAGctcaacattaaatttaaataagctaATGGTTCATATCACGGATTCAATGAGTAGAtcacatattttgaaatttatccGAGATAACGATTTAAACTGTAAGAGGttgtttatgaattttaatggattgaatataatacatagttgGATGActtcaaataataacaaacgtTTGAAATTAGAA attgTTGAAACTCTATCAGATCTTCCAATTTCAAACAggaatacaataacaaaatcaaaGGTTTTGGATATTGTTTCACAATGGGCTAATATTCCATTAAACATAAAAGAAATGATtgaaaa tttagagTATCCAATATCACAAATAAAGGAACATGAACaagaaattgataaattgttaccagatgtaaaaaatatatcaccATTAGTTAAAGCAGCAagaattttatggaaaaaatggATAGTtctgaaaattgtttttaaaataccaaaattagATCGTCCAAAAGaag tgaaCATTCCTGATGACGTTATCCAACCACCAGTACTGTTTTCACAAACACAAAC aaattctGTTCCATATCATTTTGGAAATCCTGCAGTTCCTAATCAACCTTCTAAAATAAG ttatgtGCAAAGCCAAGGTAATGGTCAGACCAATTCTGTGGAttcattaagtaaaataattaatcatcaaaaaattaatcgAGACAA aaACAAAACGGTTTTGGAATGGAAAAAACAATGTAATCATCagccttttaaaaaaaataaggttaTTAGTCCTGCCAtggtaaattattcaattaattcaGTTTTAAATCCAAAGCAAAGCTCAACATCTACATTTAAAACGAAAATTATACACCAAGATATTCCAACGATTGGAAGCCGCACTCTTAGTAAGAATTTAAAATGGAGTGACATCACTGAAG aTAACTCAATGGTCTATGAACTTCCAACTGATTCttctgaaaaaattaattctactAATATACTAAGTATCGAAGTAATTGAAACTGAACCAATTGAATATTACCCTATTGAacaaattttaactataaaccAAACATGGAATTTACCGCCTCCAACCATTGTTGATCTTTGTAATGGATCTACTCTGCATTCTATACTAAAAACAGTTCCTCCATGTTTACCGAATGACTTTATTTCAAATACGTCTGATGAAACTAGACAAAGTTTATTTTCTTATGATATTACTGCTTGGTGTGTAATGCGTCCGCAAAATGTGATGTATGATGCTCAACATCCAAGCATTCAAGAACAATTAGCTTTCCTACCGATGGACATAACACtaaaaaaatcaactaaaaCTCAATTAAATATACCAAATACTAATGTAGAAAAAACAGaatccaataaaaaatataaagtggTACAGCCACTAGATGAAgatatgcataaaaaatataaagtggTACAGCCACTAGAAGAAgatatgcataaaaaatacaAAGTGGTACAGCCTCTAGAAGAAGATAtgcgtaaaaaattatttaaacaatgtgAAGAAAATGTGCAACAATTAATTGATAAAGGAATATTGAATGTTAGTAAAACAGCTAGACAAAATTATGTAGATCAGTCTCCAATTAAAATActtcaatcattttttaataaaaaaccaGTGAAATCATCAAATGTGGCACCTGAAAACAAaccaaatcaatatattttgccTAACTTAATCAAACGCATAAAAGTAATTAGTAATTGTTATCGAAATCAGCCAtccaaaataattgaaataaataatttagtaaaatcaaattctcaaaaaagtaaaaatgacatATTTAGAATTAAGGACGACCAAAAGACTGTAATAACTGATACAACTTCAGCAGCTTTAATGTTACATAATGAACAACTAAGTACTGTTCCTGAAACACTTAACTTGAATAAGatgttcaataataaatcgttgaaattaaatacaacaaatatatttgcGTTTAAAATTTTGAACGGTTTGGTAAAACATAATTCAAGCATGCCCCAAAATTTTATTCTCCAATTACCATCAGATACCAAGATAATAACTCACAACCCTTCATATGAATTAGAActtcactataaattatttccatcagtagaaaatattttgtgtgCTGAATTAAAGAGGGGAGCTGGTAAAGACATCATAAAAgtgtacaaacaaaaaatagtcATGAAATATGATGAAACAAAAGCCCCAGAATCAGATAATTTAGATttgatattaaaagaaaataatgttttatccggtaacagtataaaaatacctcaagtaaaaaaacaattaaaaagaaaaatgccTTTGCCACCTTTAcacaacataaaaaataaaaaaattagtaaatccAGAAATCAagctacaataataaataagactaatgataatacagttttcaaaaaaCCAATGCCTcctgttattaataaaaacagcTCTCAACGTATTAATACTTCCGTTACCAGCCAAGTGCAAGAACTATCAAGTATTGCGCTGATTAATACAAATGCAAATGAATTTAGACAAAAACCTAGTACATCAAGTCAAATAATACTAAGTACTGCTTCCTTAAAATTAGATTTGAACGATTTCAGATTGGAACCTAGTACATCAGGTTGTGTAAAACCAGATATTGGTCCatcaaaaataaatctaaatgaaGTAAGTGAAGAACCATCTAATGAATTAATCACAAATATTACAACGTTAAAAACAAATGCTAATGAAATTAGACAAAAACCTCTAATGAAGTGTTTACCATTCAATAAAGTAGACagcattttaataactgaactAGAACAGAATGCTAAACTTTTAGCCTCAACTTTAGCTATGGATTCCACTTATGTCTTACCATCAACAGAAGCTAATAGTGAACTAATTGACCCAATCGTACAGAACTTCAAGAATTCTATTAGTCAAAAGAAATCTATGATACGTGCAAATCTTGTTGATGATCCTATTGTGAGAGATTATATACAACGTACTCAATCAAAATCGGTTGATACAAATCGTAAATGTAAGCTACCAGAAAGTATGATGTCTTTACCTGTTGAGGTTCTTAACCTTGTACCAGACAATCAAAGGGAAATCAAGtatgttattgatttttatcaCGCAATGGCTACAGTTATTGTCAAAGTATTAGACTTGTATGTGAAGAAGAGTTGCAAACAAGGGCGTATAAAAAATGATGatgatttcaaatatttagctaaaaag CTCAAttccaatatattattcaaagagCTTCAAGTTAAAAAGGTAGAAGATTTAAGAATTAGTGATAGTGTCAAGCAAAAAGTTGAAcagtacattaaaaaatatatgttaaaatatggaAAACTGTACAGAAGAAAAAGTACTG aTCAATGA